Within the Nitrosococcus wardiae genome, the region GAAACGTAGCTTTGCTGCGAGCGTGAGAGCCGCATTACTTGCCTTTCGCCATGGATTCGCGTTTCACCGCCTCCCAGAGAAGAGTCTCTGCCAAATTGGAGAGGGGTCGATTCTGTTTCTTTGCCATCTTTACTAACTTGGCTCTTAACTCTGGGTCTATACGGATATTCAGGGTTTCCTTTGCCATTGTTGGCTCGTATTCATTGTGTTACTATGTGTCTATTATAACACAATGGGCCTACAAGTTCAGGTTTTACCCCACATCCACACAAAAGCGGCAATTGGCCATTGAATTTGGCCATGCGCGTTTTGTGTGGAATTGAGCATTGGAAATCCGAATTAAGCCGTATAAAGAAAATGGCGAGTCTCTGAACAATAGGAGACTTAAGGATGTGGTGATTACCTCTAGCGGCTATAAGTCAGGCGCTCCCAAATACACTTACCGCGATAAAGCTTTCCACGATAGGGGTATTAACGCGGCCAAAAATGTTTTGAGGTCGGGTACGGCGGGGAACGCCGGAACCGATAAAGCGCGTGGAGCGGTAGAGACCCCAAGGGCCGTGGTCCTAGCTACCACCTGAGGACTGCTAAGAAACGCGAATTTCCCAGACTAGCCAGGTGAGGAGGGACCAAACCGAAGCTAGTCATGGCGAAACTCCAAAATCAAGACATCGAGCGGATTCTGGCGCTCAACCGGCTCTTATGCCGAGCGGCTTTGTTAGGATGAATCAGCCCCTTGCGCGCCAAGCGATCGAGCACCGGAATAGCTACCCCATAAGCCACAGTCGCCTGCTCCTTATCACCCGAGGCGATGGCTTTTATGACTTTCTTCATATAAGTCCGCATCATAGAACGCTGGCTTGCATTATGGAGCCGGCGTTTTTCCGCCTGACGGGCACGCTTACGGGCTTGTAACGAATTGGCCAAAATTTCACCTCCGAAGGTTTAATATTAAAAAATTAAAAACAAATAATGATGCCAATTTCCATGGCAGTTGTAAACGCCCCTAGGTAAAATGGCGCACTTTTCCTAAAAAAAAACGAGCGATTTCCTGGTCTATTATTATGAGTGCCCGCTTACTTAAATCGACCGCTGTCGTCGGCAGCGCTACCCTCCTCTCAAGAATTCTAGGCTTCATCCGCGATGTGGTGATCGCTCAGGCTTTTGGCGCTGGACTGGCAGCGGATGCTTTTTTTGTGGCCTTTAAAATTCCTAATTTCCTGCGGCGCTTATTCGCAGAAGGAGCTTTCTCCCAAGCCTTTGTGCCAGTACTTTCAGCCTCTCAGGTGCGT harbors:
- the rpsT gene encoding 30S ribosomal protein S20, whose protein sequence is MANSLQARKRARQAEKRRLHNASQRSMMRTYMKKVIKAIASGDKEQATVAYGVAIPVLDRLARKGLIHPNKAARHKSRLSARIRSMS